One genomic region from Anthonomus grandis grandis chromosome 1, icAntGran1.3, whole genome shotgun sequence encodes:
- the LOC126741018 gene encoding syntaxin-18-like isoform X2 — translation MDVTTLFKACVNTVKTKNRNMGLVEQKSQLLKARNRDPHLVKPKEILKHISELEQFLLKNKAAYLNVINYLSTNKTMNELDREQVDHIAESIVSSCSTLISEYKQEINTLSIKSRQLQEHYENVLHSLQTHLKDVSKIYTEAKAVRVKRVIDTHKLSKLETQPKPQDEGMQKGISKDGSGDFELRSPSQCPLPEKYENELSAEDMQMFEEENELLYNELNSISDEVKQMESKVVHISELQELFTEKVLQQEKEIERIAETVVGATENVRDANDQIRQAIQRNAGLRIGIMIN, via the exons atggacGTGACCACTTTATTTAAGGCCTGCGTGAATACGGTGAAAACTAAAAACCGGAACATGGGCCTAGTCGAACAAAAAAGTCAACTTTTAAAGGCAAGAAACCGCGATCCTCATCTTGTTAAACCCAAAGAGATCCTGAAGCATATTAGTGAATTAGAGCAATTCTTGCTTAAAAACAAAGCCGCTTatctaaatgtaataaattatttatcaaccAATAAAACCATGAACGAATTAGACAGGGAACAAGTCGATCATATAGCAGAAAGTATAGTGTCAAGCTGTTCGACCCTCATCAGCGAGTACAAGCAAGAAATCAACACTTTAAGTATAAAATCAAGACAGTTACAGGAACATTATGAGAACGTATTACATTCGCTACAAACTCACCTCAAAGATGTTTCCAAAATCTATACCGAGGCAAAGGCGGTGAGGGTCAAAAGGGTGATAGATACACACAAACTTTCAAAACTGGAAACACAGCCCAAACCGCAAGATGAGGGTATGCAAAAAGGAATTTCAAAAGATGGCTCAGGGGATTTTGAACTTAGGAGTCCTTCCCAATGCCCACTGCCAGAAAAGTATGAAAATGAGTTAAGTGCAGAAGATATGCAGATgtttgaagaagaaaatgagCTGCTTTATAATGAGTTAAATAGTATTTCTGATGAG gtaaaacaaATGGAAAGCAAAGTGGTTCACATATCCGAACTGCAAGAATTATTTACGGAAAAAGTTCTGCAACAGGAAAAAGAAATCGAAAGAATCGCCGAGACTGTGGTGGGAGCCACAGAAAACGTGCGAGACGCCAACGACCAGATTAGACAGGCCATACAACGTAATGCCGGCTTAAGG ATTggtataatgattaattaa
- the LOC126741018 gene encoding syntaxin-18-like isoform X1 — protein sequence MDVTTLFKACVNTVKTKNRNMGLVEQKSQLLKARNRDPHLVKPKEILKHISELEQFLLKNKAAYLNVINYLSTNKTMNELDREQVDHIAESIVSSCSTLISEYKQEINTLSIKSRQLQEHYENVLHSLQTHLKDVSKIYTEAKAVRVKRVIDTHKLSKLETQPKPQDEGMQKGISKDGSGDFELRSPSQCPLPEKYENELSAEDMQMFEEENELLYNELNSISDEVKQMESKVVHISELQELFTEKVLQQEKEIERIAETVVGATENVRDANDQIRQAIQRNAGLRVWILFFLLVMSFSLLFLDWYND from the exons atggacGTGACCACTTTATTTAAGGCCTGCGTGAATACGGTGAAAACTAAAAACCGGAACATGGGCCTAGTCGAACAAAAAAGTCAACTTTTAAAGGCAAGAAACCGCGATCCTCATCTTGTTAAACCCAAAGAGATCCTGAAGCATATTAGTGAATTAGAGCAATTCTTGCTTAAAAACAAAGCCGCTTatctaaatgtaataaattatttatcaaccAATAAAACCATGAACGAATTAGACAGGGAACAAGTCGATCATATAGCAGAAAGTATAGTGTCAAGCTGTTCGACCCTCATCAGCGAGTACAAGCAAGAAATCAACACTTTAAGTATAAAATCAAGACAGTTACAGGAACATTATGAGAACGTATTACATTCGCTACAAACTCACCTCAAAGATGTTTCCAAAATCTATACCGAGGCAAAGGCGGTGAGGGTCAAAAGGGTGATAGATACACACAAACTTTCAAAACTGGAAACACAGCCCAAACCGCAAGATGAGGGTATGCAAAAAGGAATTTCAAAAGATGGCTCAGGGGATTTTGAACTTAGGAGTCCTTCCCAATGCCCACTGCCAGAAAAGTATGAAAATGAGTTAAGTGCAGAAGATATGCAGATgtttgaagaagaaaatgagCTGCTTTATAATGAGTTAAATAGTATTTCTGATGAG gtaaaacaaATGGAAAGCAAAGTGGTTCACATATCCGAACTGCAAGAATTATTTACGGAAAAAGTTCTGCAACAGGAAAAAGAAATCGAAAGAATCGCCGAGACTGTGGTGGGAGCCACAGAAAACGTGCGAGACGCCAACGACCAGATTAGACAGGCCATACAACGTAATGCCGGCTTAAGGGTGTGGATTCTCTTCTTCCTTTTGGTTATGTCCTTTAGTCTTTTATTTCTAGATTggtataatgattaa
- the LOC126741029 gene encoding cdc42 homolog: MQTIKCVVVGDGAVGKTCLLISYTTNKFPSEYVPTVFDNYAVTVMIGGEPYTLGLFDTAGQEDYDRLRPLSYPQTDVFLVCFSVVSPSSFENVKEKWVPEITHHCQKTPFLLVGTQVDLRDDGATIEKLAKNKQKPISIEQGEKLAKELKAVKYVECSALTQKGLKNVFDEAILAALEPPEPVKRKKCVIL, translated from the exons ATGCAAACGATCAAATGTGTGGTGGTAGGAGATGGGGCAGTTGGTAAAACCTGTTTACTTATcag CTACACAACCAATAAGTTTCCCTCCGAGTATGTCCCTACAGTGTTTGACAACTATGCTGTTACTGTTATGATTGGTGGTGAACCTTATACATTAGGCCTATTTGATACAGCAG GACAAGAAGATTATGACCGTTTGAGACCACTCAGTTATCCCCAAACAGATGTTTTCCTTGTGTGTTTTTCTGTGGTTAGTCCATCAtcatttgaaaatgtaaaagaaaag TGGGTACCAGAGATAACACATCACTGTCAGAAGACGCCGTTCCTGTTAGTGGGGACCCAAGTGGATCTACGTGACGACGGTGCAACCATTGAAAAATTGGCCAAAAACAAGCAAAAGCCCATCTCCATTGAGCAGGGGGAAAAGTTAGCCAAGGAACTGAAAGCTGTAAAATACGTCGAGTGTTCCGCACTAACACAGAAAGGCCTTAAAAACGTCTTCGACGAGGCGATTTTGGCCGCTTTGGAGCCGCCCGAGCCGGTTAAGCGTAAAAAGTGCGTTATTTTGTAA